The Impatiens glandulifera chromosome 3, dImpGla2.1, whole genome shotgun sequence genome contains a region encoding:
- the LOC124930253 gene encoding uncharacterized protein LOC124930253, with the protein MDDEMTFILSDKPIKIEKDIKEWTTDDKRRNNLDNHCRSHIFKSLDRNTFSMVRECKTAKEACEMVIQLHEGNKRTKENKIMVATQNFENIKMKPGETMKEFSDRFTNVVNELSVLGNKYDNKEIIIKALRSLPSTWDIKTMVGMQKAKMG; encoded by the exons atggatgatgagatgacattCATTCTGTCTGATaaaccgataaagattgagaaagacatAAAGGAATGGACAACTGATGATAAaaggagaaacaatctggataatcacTGCAGAAGCCACATCTTCAAGTCTCTGGATAGAAACACTTTCAGTATGGTCAGAGAATGCAAAACTGCAAAGGAGGCATGTGAAATGGTGATTCAACTCCATGAGGGAAAtaaaagaaccaaggaaaacaagataatggtagcTACCCAGaattttgaaaacatcaaaatgAAGCCAGGTGAAACCATGAAGGAGTTTAGTGATCGATTCACAAATGTGGTAAATGAATTGTCGGTTCTCGGaaataaatatgataacaaggaaataatcatcaaagctttgagatctctccCTAGtacatgggatataaagacgatg gtgggaatgcagaaagccAAGATGGGATGA